From a single Leptotrichia sp. OH3620_COT-345 genomic region:
- a CDS encoding N(4)-(beta-N-acetylglucosaminyl)-L-asparaginase, with protein sequence MWGIIATWCMARDGVEKATKMLKNKEKAENAVEIAIKDVEDFPYYKSVGYGGLPNEEMEVELDAAYMDGSTFNFGAVCAIKDFANPISVAKKLSKLSENNMLVSSGAEAYAHKEGFERKNMLTDRAKIHYKNRIKDIAEYELKPYSGHDTVGMVCLDVYGNMVSGTSTSGLFMKKRGRIGDSPIIGSGLYVDNEVGGASATGLGEDIMKGIISYEIVRMMETGADPQTACDRTVYNFERKMMKKRGKIGDISVVAMNNKGEWGVSTNIDNFSFVVANELSDIKIYRAKRINGKTICELASKEWIEEYMSKRMEPLEEK encoded by the coding sequence ATGTGGGGAATAATTGCCACATGGTGTATGGCACGGGACGGTGTCGAAAAAGCAACAAAAATGCTTAAAAATAAGGAAAAGGCTGAAAATGCTGTAGAAATTGCAATAAAGGATGTGGAAGATTTTCCCTATTATAAATCTGTAGGATATGGAGGATTACCTAATGAAGAAATGGAAGTAGAGCTTGATGCTGCTTATATGGACGGCTCCACTTTTAATTTTGGAGCGGTATGTGCCATAAAGGATTTTGCAAATCCCATATCTGTGGCAAAAAAACTGAGTAAACTTAGTGAAAATAACATGCTTGTAAGTTCGGGAGCAGAAGCTTATGCTCATAAGGAAGGATTTGAAAGAAAAAATATGCTTACAGATAGAGCAAAGATTCATTATAAAAATAGAATAAAAGATATTGCAGAGTACGAACTAAAACCTTATTCCGGACATGATACAGTAGGAATGGTATGTCTTGATGTATATGGAAATATGGTTTCAGGTACATCTACAAGTGGTCTTTTTATGAAGAAAAGGGGGCGGATAGGAGATTCTCCCATAATCGGATCAGGATTATATGTGGATAATGAAGTTGGGGGAGCGAGTGCTACGGGCTTAGGAGAGGATATAATGAAAGGTATTATTTCCTATGAAATAGTAAGGATGATGGAAACAGGAGCAGATCCTCAGACAGCGTGTGATAGAACTGTATATAATTTTGAAAGAAAAATGATGAAAAAAAGAGGGAAAATAGGAGATATATCAGTGGTTGCAATGAATAATAAAGGAGAATGGGGTGTTTCAACAAATATTGATAATTTTTCATTTGTAGTAGCAAATGAGTTGTCTGATATAAAAATTTATCGTGCAAAGCGGATTAACGGAAAAACGATATGTGAACTTGCTTCAAAAGAGTGGATAGAAGAATATATGAGTAAAAGAATGGAACCGTTGGAGGAGAAGTAA
- a CDS encoding PTS sugar transporter subunit IIC yields the protein MFDKLEKILGPVAVKLSSNKVLTAIRDGFLVATPLIIVASIFLVVANFPIPGYSEFLARIFGENWEGYLDSVVNSTFGVVALLGVIGIGYYYGKARGIEGIAGAAVSLVAFLILSPQSHPFFVNQDGKSFRGFAFSNLGSAGLFLAMITALISVSIFVKIKDRGWTIKLPEGVPPAVINSFAALIPSMFVMLTFFVVRLVFNFTEYKYAHDFIYKVLQTPLMGFGQSLIFEPIYQFLSTLFWFFGINGPAVTNTIFGPIHLALTTENLTAFNAGQPLPNIFTGPFGDFFGNFGGGGSTLSLVLLMLFAGKSQRMKKLGKLSIVPGIFGINEMVIFGLPVVLNPIIVIPFLLVPLVNIILSTIATVIGIIPYTTGASLPWTTPLFFSGWLSTGSIIAGFFQIGLVALGCLIYYPFFKVLDNQYLKDETKPIEEKDDLNDISLEDISFD from the coding sequence ATGTTTGATAAATTGGAAAAAATTTTAGGTCCTGTAGCAGTTAAGTTAAGTAGTAATAAGGTGCTTACAGCAATTCGTGATGGTTTTTTAGTAGCCACTCCTTTAATTATAGTAGCTTCAATTTTTCTTGTTGTAGCAAATTTTCCTATTCCCGGATATTCTGAATTTTTAGCGAGGATTTTCGGAGAAAACTGGGAAGGATATCTTGATTCAGTTGTAAATTCGACATTTGGAGTAGTAGCTTTACTTGGAGTAATAGGGATAGGATATTATTATGGAAAAGCAAGAGGTATTGAAGGAATAGCCGGAGCAGCAGTATCTCTTGTAGCATTTCTGATTTTAAGCCCTCAATCTCATCCGTTTTTTGTAAATCAGGACGGGAAGTCGTTTAGAGGATTTGCATTCAGTAATTTAGGTTCTGCAGGACTTTTTCTTGCAATGATTACTGCACTGATTTCAGTATCAATATTTGTAAAAATTAAAGACAGAGGTTGGACTATAAAGCTTCCTGAAGGAGTACCGCCAGCAGTAATAAATTCTTTTGCAGCATTAATACCGAGTATGTTTGTAATGCTGACATTTTTTGTAGTAAGACTGGTATTTAATTTCACTGAATATAAATATGCTCACGATTTTATATATAAAGTTTTACAGACACCATTGATGGGATTCGGTCAAAGTTTGATTTTTGAGCCTATTTATCAATTTTTGTCAACATTATTCTGGTTTTTTGGTATTAACGGTCCTGCGGTTACAAATACTATCTTCGGTCCGATACATCTGGCCTTGACTACAGAAAACTTAACAGCATTTAATGCGGGGCAGCCGTTACCTAATATATTTACAGGTCCTTTTGGGGATTTCTTCGGTAACTTCGGTGGTGGAGGAAGTACACTTTCCCTTGTTCTCCTTATGCTGTTTGCAGGAAAATCTCAACGTATGAAAAAACTTGGAAAACTATCTATTGTACCCGGAATTTTTGGAATAAATGAAATGGTTATTTTCGGACTTCCTGTAGTTCTTAATCCGATTATTGTAATTCCGTTTCTGCTCGTTCCTCTTGTGAATATTATTTTGTCTACTATTGCAACAGTAATAGGTATTATACCTTATACAACAGGAGCATCACTGCCATGGACAACACCTTTATTTTTTTCAGGATGGTTGTCTACAGGAAGTATAATTGCAGGATTTTTTCAGATAGGTCTGGTGGCTTTAGGATGCTTAATTTACTATCCTTTTTTCAAAGTTTTGGATAATCAGTATCTAAAAGATGAAACTAAACCGATTGAGGAAAAAGACGATCTTAATGATATTTCTCTTGAAGATATATCGTTTGATTAA
- a CDS encoding flavodoxin has protein sequence MKIIQSKILVLLSLVVLTVLGCSKGNSSDTAKENMKSDMKDDKMTMKKVLVVYHSMTGTTEKVAEMIKEKLGADILEIEPENEYDLKTIEEVVKKQMADKEKVAIKKVEGDLSEYDTIIIGTPAWFSEVSLPLQTYLSEQDLSGKTVAVFTTYGGTYGDLLTNFEKNVKAKEVKKGIAFSGKQVNEGIEKELDAWLETLK, from the coding sequence ATGAAAATAATTCAGTCAAAAATATTAGTATTGTTAAGTTTAGTTGTTTTAACAGTTTTAGGATGTTCAAAAGGGAACTCATCAGATACAGCAAAAGAAAATATGAAATCTGATATGAAAGATGATAAAATGACAATGAAAAAAGTACTTGTAGTTTATCATTCAATGACAGGGACAACAGAAAAAGTAGCTGAAATGATAAAAGAAAAATTGGGAGCAGATATTTTAGAAATTGAACCTGAAAATGAGTATGATTTGAAAACAATAGAAGAAGTAGTAAAAAAACAAATGGCAGATAAAGAAAAAGTGGCAATAAAGAAAGTTGAGGGAGATCTTTCAGAATACGATACTATTATTATAGGAACGCCTGCATGGTTTTCAGAAGTATCTTTACCATTACAGACATACTTATCTGAACAGGATTTATCAGGAAAAACGGTAGCAGTTTTTACAACTTACGGAGGAACATATGGAGATTTACTGACTAATTTTGAAAAAAATGTAAAAGCTAAAGAAGTAAAAAAAGGAATAGCATTCAGTGGAAAACAGGTAAATGAAGGTATTGAAAAAGAACTCGATGCTTGGCTTGAAACTTTAAAATAA
- a CDS encoding Sapep family Mn(2+)-dependent dipeptidase, translating to MDNGKKREISEKVKIIQKELLNSLKELVSIYSVESSPSENAPFGEGPRLALDKALEISQKMGFYTKNIDNKVGYAQYGDGDEDYIGIFGHVDVVPIGTGWKYDPLKSKIKNNRIYGRGVLDNKGPILANLYALYILKKCNVTFKIPVRIVFGTNEETGFNCVKHYLKKEKPPIFGWTPDCKWPVVYGERGRIKVRIWAEYSYVKEFYEFVNDYILSAPNNGVKLGIDFKDDDFGEMILRGYKFGISDNKHYFEWTMSYPGNCTGEKLIELIKECLTENLKIEEVSNWNPVLYDKSSEYVKILQKVYNDITGFNSEPVTTTGGTYAKIIPNIIAYGPSFPGQKNIAHLPDEWMDLNDLEKITEIYTMALYEINKFLENKK from the coding sequence ATGGATAATGGAAAAAAAAGAGAAATTTCAGAAAAAGTAAAAATAATACAGAAAGAACTTTTAAATTCTTTAAAAGAGCTTGTATCTATTTACAGTGTTGAGTCTTCTCCTTCTGAAAATGCTCCTTTTGGAGAAGGACCTCGTCTTGCTCTTGACAAAGCCTTGGAAATTTCTCAAAAAATGGGATTTTATACAAAAAATATAGATAATAAGGTAGGATATGCACAATATGGAGACGGAGACGAAGATTATATAGGGATTTTCGGACATGTAGATGTTGTTCCTATAGGAACAGGGTGGAAATATGATCCTTTAAAAAGTAAAATAAAAAATAACAGAATATACGGACGGGGAGTATTGGATAATAAAGGTCCTATTCTCGCGAATTTATATGCTCTATATATTTTAAAAAAGTGTAATGTAACTTTTAAAATTCCTGTGAGAATTGTATTTGGAACAAATGAAGAGACAGGATTTAACTGTGTAAAGCATTATCTGAAAAAAGAAAAACCTCCGATTTTCGGCTGGACTCCTGATTGTAAATGGCCTGTTGTATATGGAGAAAGAGGTAGAATAAAAGTAAGAATTTGGGCAGAATACAGTTATGTAAAGGAGTTTTATGAATTTGTAAATGACTATATTTTATCTGCACCGAATAATGGAGTAAAATTAGGTATAGATTTTAAAGATGATGATTTTGGAGAAATGATTCTGAGAGGATACAAATTTGGTATTTCTGATAATAAGCATTATTTTGAATGGACAATGAGTTATCCCGGAAATTGTACAGGAGAAAAATTGATTGAGCTTATTAAGGAATGTCTGACAGAAAATTTGAAAATAGAAGAAGTATCTAACTGGAATCCCGTATTATATGATAAGTCATCTGAATACGTAAAAATATTGCAGAAAGTTTATAATGATATTACAGGATTTAATTCGGAACCTGTTACAACGACTGGAGGAACTTATGCAAAAATTATACCTAATATTATAGCTTACGGACCAAGCTTTCCGGGACAGAAAAATATAGCACATCTCCCTGATGAATGGATGGATTTGAATGATCTTGAAAAAATTACTGAAATATACACAATGGCATTATATGAAATAAATAAATTTTTGGAAAATAAAAAATAA
- a CDS encoding GrdB-related putative oxidoreductase, with amino-acid sequence MRVVLFFDQIQSGTGGKENSNVELTVEKGGIGSYMMFEEYMKEIGASVLATTYCSDSYFRESKETVLSKMEGFLNKVKADILLCGPCFNYDGYVQMSAILSEYVKQHTECTPIIVCSEENEDIIQKYKDKIVIVKMPKKGGVGLRESLKNMAKVIKSIYNKEKKESISAYIY; translated from the coding sequence GTGAGAGTTGTATTGTTTTTTGACCAGATACAGTCAGGAACAGGAGGAAAAGAAAATTCCAATGTAGAATTGACTGTTGAAAAGGGAGGAATAGGTTCGTATATGATGTTTGAAGAATATATGAAAGAAATAGGTGCATCAGTATTAGCGACTACTTATTGCAGTGATAGTTATTTTAGAGAAAGCAAGGAAACAGTATTATCTAAAATGGAGGGATTTTTAAATAAAGTAAAAGCGGATATACTTTTGTGCGGTCCTTGTTTTAATTATGATGGATATGTTCAAATGTCAGCTATTTTGTCAGAGTACGTAAAGCAACATACAGAATGTACACCTATTATAGTATGTTCTGAAGAAAATGAAGATATTATTCAAAAATATAAAGATAAAATAGTAATAGTGAAAATGCCTAAAAAAGGCGGTGTAGGTTTAAGAGAATCATTGAAAAATATGGCAAAAGTAATTAAGTCAATATATAATAAGGAAAAGAAAGAATCTATATCAGCTTATATATATTAA
- a CDS encoding PTS sugar transporter subunit IIB — translation MKRIYLFCNAGMSTSLVAKKMQEVADSYKLPIEVKAFPDHKLDITVEEFHPDIILLGPQVKFKLEETRVKYKSKGIPVEVIDLEDYGNVDGERILKRAIKILKEKEAK, via the coding sequence ATGAAAAGAATTTATTTATTTTGCAATGCCGGAATGTCAACAAGTTTAGTAGCAAAGAAAATGCAGGAAGTAGCAGATAGTTACAAACTTCCTATTGAGGTCAAGGCTTTTCCTGATCATAAATTGGATATTACGGTAGAAGAATTTCATCCGGATATTATTTTATTAGGACCTCAGGTGAAATTTAAACTTGAAGAAACAAGAGTTAAATACAAATCTAAAGGAATTCCTGTAGAAGTTATTGATTTGGAAGACTATGGAAATGTTGATGGAGAGCGCATTTTAAAAAGAGCAATAAAAATCTTGAAAGAGAAGGAGGCTAAATAA
- a CDS encoding flavodoxin translates to MKKIKGHFLMMLSLVILSFFGYTNTGIAAMMKNNMKSDMMKDSGKVLIVYYSLTGTTEKVAKMVQEKLGADILKIETQKPYNISSIPKLEALVKKQMANKEKVAIKKINKDLSKYDTIIIGTPAWFSEVALPVQTYLSEQNLSEKTVAVFTTYGGTYGNLLTDFQKNVKAKEIKKGIAFSGRQVKNGIEKELDVWVKTLK, encoded by the coding sequence ATGAAAAAAATTAAAGGACATTTTTTAATGATGTTAAGTTTAGTCATACTGTCATTTTTCGGTTATACAAATACAGGAATAGCAGCTATGATGAAAAACAATATGAAATCTGATATGATGAAAGATAGCGGCAAAGTACTTATAGTTTACTATTCTTTAACAGGAACAACGGAAAAAGTAGCTAAAATGGTACAGGAGAAATTAGGAGCAGATATTTTAAAAATAGAAACACAAAAACCGTATAATATATCTTCTATACCAAAATTAGAAGCATTAGTAAAAAAACAAATGGCAAATAAAGAAAAAGTGGCAATAAAAAAAATTAATAAAGACCTTTCAAAATATGATACTATTATTATAGGAACACCTGCATGGTTTTCAGAAGTGGCTTTACCTGTACAGACATATTTATCAGAGCAGAATTTATCAGAAAAAACGGTAGCAGTATTTACAACTTATGGAGGAACATATGGAAATTTACTGACTGATTTTCAAAAAAATGTGAAAGCTAAAGAAATAAAAAAAGGAATAGCATTCAGTGGAAGACAGGTAAAAAATGGAATTGAAAAAGAACTTGATGTTTGGGTTAAAACTTTAAAATAA
- a CDS encoding DUF302 domain-containing protein, with protein MTQKILISLVLMLCFGLTFSNQKSETKKRFEKVYIQKQSLFDFEKTVETIKNRLAEKKVTIFSTVDHKKNANGVQLKLRPTTVIIFGNPKVGTLLMQEDQKVSFELPLKISIYEDEKGKVQVVYYDVRLWGKKFNIKNIEILENISKLYDYIVPVENNMNNMKMNDMKKDNMKNMNKK; from the coding sequence ATGACACAGAAAATTTTAATATCATTAGTTTTGATGTTATGTTTTGGGTTGACATTTTCAAATCAAAAATCGGAAACGAAAAAAAGATTTGAAAAAGTGTACATTCAAAAACAGAGTTTATTTGATTTTGAAAAAACAGTGGAAACTATTAAAAATAGACTTGCAGAAAAAAAAGTTACAATTTTTTCAACAGTAGATCACAAGAAAAATGCAAATGGAGTTCAGCTTAAGCTTAGACCTACAACTGTTATTATTTTCGGAAATCCTAAAGTGGGGACATTGTTAATGCAGGAAGATCAAAAAGTATCTTTTGAACTCCCTTTAAAAATTTCCATATATGAAGATGAAAAAGGAAAAGTTCAGGTAGTTTATTATGATGTGAGATTATGGGGAAAAAAATTTAACATAAAGAATATCGAGATTTTGGAAAATATATCAAAACTTTATGATTATATTGTTCCGGTGGAAAATAATATGAACAACATGAAGATGAATGACATGAAAAAAGATAATATGAAAAATATGAATAAAAAATAA